In Cotesia glomerata isolate CgM1 linkage group LG1, MPM_Cglom_v2.3, whole genome shotgun sequence, one genomic interval encodes:
- the LOC123275071 gene encoding mucin-12 isoform X3 produces MLLVSSLLLILAAVSRVGCQRNTPRSPRASRNDAALEFECPEEFGYYPHPRDCTQYYVCVFGGALLESCTGGLMYSHELQTCDWPRNVGCQSSSAANQDVEDEDPLLERAAKAESQQRQHQQRQPVHRQQVQLTSPSPSLSQATERQSRHRPQQQHQHRTYPDEEYEPASEIESDRQQRVYRGQPSTIGQVQRDRDGLRRNIISVSPTHPSHPASITSPPTPPQSSDEDNDSVGHETTASQMTASTTTKDLNSPITTLTTTTTTTTTSMSSSSSSTANFPARSNVGQSRDRKDYAIYEATRRNYIIVSSPSPFKLPPREDTDKDKDNYDDDQPAVTTPQSIRTPPVLSDQPFQVNVVPDQTVNSPSTIDALPDVDSTVVSHSTSNSNSQSQSSRFDDLEQNEISVSPPAPRKHPTYDFYDETIGKSNSNYMIGTSSLRPRVKSRIANRGRERYHGSNYVTMKVVRKRPVSDRDQDTKDSFKSDVTVPLSRSTTPSTQTPSSSPTTPSLPSTSADQRRNQKILHLPQKVLAATGPGKSDRLDDTPTTLSPLKRAYIMSKLQQQRDQEDVEGNEISPASGLQHQYKSFDSKKHDIRLPQTLTGNSSITSTTSSVSKTMLTGAAGVKASTKIVKATSLYPAKVELSTTPTPFRHVPTAEIERNEISATSLNLTPVKLSVVNQPRTRHDKKDLSVSAEASSSSSSSSSSTTTTTTMSTTTDSSTTSATALRQQNSGQRRTITTLEREKESFARIQTDSPYRTIPSENPRVVKTTPSTPAAPAPTISKAYYDHDSYPYYLYDDDVSIYKDDDYPQYALNQSVPIQSHPPQQQTVRIAEVTPNSKTYTQKSKKVPANDVNKYNFNSEVTAADYDIYDNQGHKNKFHINDQQSYRPNSISPQVVHVTTPNAIDAYVPLTTTTQAPPTTTARPYTTVTVPRRLRPTLKPSTEIVSKAQEFVDIYRHPPSRPAPIYPTPQVDKPAAKCRKDVCLLPDCNCGGPDIPGDYLPEEIPQIVLLTFDDSVNDLNKGLYADLFEKGRKNPNGCPISATFYVSHEWTDYSQVQNLYASGHEIASHTVSHSFGEQFSARKWAREVAGQREILAAYGGVKLEDVKGMRAPFLSVGGNNMFRMLWETNFTYDSSMPIYENRPPSWPYTLDYKLFHDCMIPPCPTRSYPGLWEVPMVMWQDLNGGRCSMGDACSNPPTANGVYKMLIKNFERHYTTNRAPFGLFYHAAWFTQPHHKEGFISFLDTIVAMDDVWVITNTQAIEWVRNPTPLALLDTFEPFGCNYQGRPKKCNNPKVCNLWHKSGVRYMKTCQPCPDIYPWTGKTGIRSSRIDNDIEN; encoded by the exons ATGTTACTGGTGAGCAGTCTTCTTCTGATATTGGCGGCTGTATCCAGAGTGG GATGCCAGAGAAATACTCCAAGAAGTCCTCGGGCGAGTCGGAACGACGCGGCTCTTGAATTCGAGTGTCCCGAGGAGTTTGGGTACTATCCCCACCCACGGGACTGCACTCAGTATTACGTGTGTGTTTTTGGCGGTGCACTTTTAGAGTCATGTACCGGCGGGCTTATGTACAG CCACGAGCTCCAGACATGTGACTGGCCACGTAATGTTGGTTGCCAAAGCAGTTCTGCTGCTAATCAGGATGTCGAAGATGAAGATCCTTTATTGGAACG AGCCGCAAAGGCAGAATCCCAGCAACGGCAGCATCAGCAGCGTCAACCAGTCCACCGTCAGCAGGTCCAGCTAACCTCTCCATCCCCGTCTCTGTCCCAAGCAACAGAGCGTCAATCTCGGCACCGTCCCCAGCAGCAGCATCAGCACCGTACGTACCCCGACGAGGAGTACGAGCCAGCATCGGAGATCGAAAGCGACCGTCAGCAGCGCGTTTACCGCGGCCAGCCATCGACGATCGGTCAAGTCCAACGAGACCGGGACGGCCTCAGGAGGAACATTATTTCCGTAAGTCCAACGCACCCGTCTCACCCCGCTTCCATCACATCTCCACCAACACCACCACAGTCGTCCGACGAGGACAATGATAGTGTGGGACACGAAACAACCGCGAGTCAAATGACTGCTTCCACAACAACTAAAGATCTCAACTCGCCTATCACAACTCtcacaacaacaacaacaacaacaacaacatcaATGTCTTCATCTTCGTCGTCGACTGCAAATTTCCCGGCGAGGTCAAACGTCGGTCAATCACGCGATAGAAAAGATTACGCGATCTATGAGGCAACCAGACGTAATTACATTATCGTCAGCTCGCCTTCACCTTTCAAGCTGCCTCCTCGAGAAGATACAGACAAAGATAAAGACAATTACGATGATGATCAACCGGCAGTAACGACACCTCAATCCATTAGAACGCCACCCGTGCTAAGTGATCAACCTTTCCAGGTAAATGTTGTTCCTGATCAAACTGTCAATTCTCCAAGCACTATCGACGCTCTTCCAGACGTCGACTCGACAGTAGTAAGTCACTCAACCTCTAATTCTAATTCTCAGTCCCAGTCGAGCAGGTTTGATGATCTAGAGCAAAACGAAATCTCAGTGAGCCCACCGGCGCCTCGAAAACACCCGACCTATGACTTTTACGATGAAACTATTGGCAAAAGTAATAGCAATTACATGATTGGCACGTCATCCTTGAGACCCAGAGTTAAATCACGAATAGCGAACCGAGGAAGGGAGAGATACCATGGCTCTAATTACGTTACCATGAAAGTCGTCCGCAAGCGGCCGGTCAGTGACCGAGACCAGGATACCAAGGATTCGTTTAAAAGTGACGTGACAGTTCCACTTAGCCGGTCAACAACTCCTTCTACCCAAACGCCTTCATCATCACCAACGACACCGTCATTACCATCAACATCAGCGGATCAGCGCAGAAATCAAAAGATCCTTCACTTGCCTCAAAAGGTCCTAGCCGCTACCGGACCCGGCAAATCCGACCGGTTAGACGATACACCCACGACATTAAGCCCGCTCAAGAGAGCCTACATAATGAGCAAGCTCCAGCAGCAACGAGATCAAGAAGACGTTGAAGGAAATGAAATATCCCCGGCTTCAGGTCTTCAACACCAGTACAAGTCTTTCGACTCGAAGAAACATGACATCAGACTGCCCCAGACCTTGACGGGCAATTCTTCTATCACTTCTACTACTTCTTCTGTTTCTAAGACTATGTTAACAGGAGCAGCAGGAGTTAAAGCTTCTACTAAAATTGTTAAGGCTACTTCTTTGTATCCCGCTAAAGTGGAACTCTCGACAACGCCAACACCATTCCGACATGTCCCGACAGCGGAGATTGAGAGGAATGAAATATCAGCGACATCCTTAAACCTGACACCGGTTAAACTATCGGTGGTAAATCAACCGAGAACTCGTCATGACAAAAAAGATCTGAGTGTATCTGCAGAagcttcttcttcttcttcttcttcttcttcttctactACTACGACTACTACTATGAGTACTACTACTGATTCTTCTACTACAAGTGCTACTGCACTACGGCAGCAAAACTCAGGACAGCGTAGGACCATCACGACACTC GAGAGGGAGAAGGAAAGCTTTGCGCGCATTCAAACAGACAGTCCTtacag AACTATTCCTTCGGAGAATCCACGTGTCGTAAAAACCACACCGTCGACACCTGCCGCTCCAGCTCCTACTATTTCAAAGGCCTACTATGATCATGATAGTTATCCTTACTATCTCTACGACGATGACGTTTCTATTTATAAGGACGATG ATTATCCCCAGTACGCTCTTAACCAATCAGTACCAATCCAATCTCATCCTCCACAACAGCAAACCGTCCGTATCGCCGAGGTCACGCCAAACTCAAAGACTTACACGCAAAAGTCAAAGAAAGTACCCGCGAACGATGTTAATAAGTATAATTTCAATTCAGAAGTCACTGCCGCGGATTACGACATCTATGATAACCAG ggtCACAAGAATAAATTCCATATCAACGATCAGCAGTCTTACAG GCCAAACAGCATCAGTCCTCAAGTGGTTCACGTGACGACACCAAATGCCATTGATGCTTACGTTCCATTAACGACGACGACTCAAGCCCCGCCGACGACAACTGCCCGTCCTTACACGACAGTAACTGTTCCAAG ACGACTACGCCCAACACTAAAACCATCTACGGAAATAGTCTCAAAGGCCCAGGAGTTTGTTGACATCTACAGACATCCACCATCAAGACCAGCGCCAATTTATCCTACGCCTCAGGTAGACAAACCAGCAGCCAAATGCCGCAAAGATGTTTGCTTACTTCCGGATTGTAACTGCGGCGGACCTGATATTCCAG GGGACTACTTGCCTGAGGAAATACCGCAGATAGTACTGCTGACCTTTGACGACTCGGTGAATGATCTGAACAAGGGCCTGTATGCGGATCTCTTCGAGAAGGGACGAAAAAACCCAAACGGCTGTCCTATCTCCGCGACATTCTACGTTTCGCACGAATGGACTGACTACAGCCAAGTACAAAATCTTTATGCTTCTGGGCATGAGATTGCCTCTCACACGGTGTC GCACAGTTTTGGCGAGCAGTTCTCAGCTAGGAAGTGGGCCAGAGAAGTTGCTGGTCAACGAGAAATTCTCGCTGCTTATGGTGGAGTCAAGTTGGAAGATGTCAAAGGAATGCGCGCTCCATTCCTCTcg GTCGGAGGCAACAATATGTTCAGAATGCTGTGGGAGACCAACTTTACATACGACTCCTCGATGCCGATCTATGAAAACAGACCCCCGAGCTGGCCTTATACTCTCGATTACAAATTATTCCACGACTGTATGATTCCTCCATGTCCGACGAGGTCTTATCCCGGATTGTGGGAAGTGCCTATGGTCATGTGGCAAGATCTTAACGGTGGTCGCTGCTCTATGGGAGATGCTTGCTCTAATCCGCCAACTGCTAATGGAGTTTACAAAATGCTTATCAAAAACTTTGAACGTCATTATACTACTAACAg AGCACCATTTGGTCTATTCTATCACGCTGCATGGTTTACTCAACCACACCACAAAGAAGGATTTATCTCCTTCTTAGACACAATCGTTGCCATGGATGATGTCTGGGTAATAACAAATACCCAAGCTATTGAATGGGTCAGAAATCCGACGCCTCTTGCTTTATTAGATACTTTTGAACCATTTGGATGTAACTACCAG gGACGACCTAAAAAGTGTAATAATCCAAAAGTATGTAACCTCTGGCACAAGAGTGGCGTGAGGTACATGAAAACGTGCCAACCTTGTCCGGATATCTACCCCTGGACGGGCAAGACCGGAATCCGCAGTAGCCGCATCGACAATGACAtcgaaaattga
- the LOC123275071 gene encoding mucin-12 isoform X2: MLLVSSLLLILAAVSRVGCQRNTPRSPRASRNDAALEFECPEEFGYYPHPRDCTQYYVCVFGGALLESCTGGLMYSHELQTCDWPRNVGCQSSSAANQDVEDEDPLLERAAKAESQQRQHQQRQPVHRQQVQLTSPSPSLSQATERQSRHRPQQQHQHRTYPDEEYEPASEIESDRQQRVYRGQPSTIGQVQRDRDGLRRNIISVSPTHPSHPASITSPPTPPQSSDEDNDSVGHETTASQMTASTTTKDLNSPITTLTTTTTTTTTSMSSSSSSTANFPARSNVGQSRDRKDYAIYEATRRNYIIVSSPSPFKLPPREDTDKDKDNYDDDQPAVTTPQSIRTPPVLSDQPFQVNVVPDQTVNSPSTIDALPDVDSTVVSHSTSNSNSQSQSSRFDDLEQNEISVSPPAPRKHPTYDFYDETIGKSNSNYMIGTSSLRPRVKSRIANRGRERYHGSNYVTMKVVRKRPVSDRDQDTKDSFKSDVTVPLSRSTTPSTQTPSSSPTTPSLPSTSADQRRNQKILHLPQKVLAATGPGKSDRLDDTPTTLSPLKRAYIMSKLQQQRDQEDVEGNEISPASGLQHQYKSFDSKKHDIRLPQTLTGNSSITSTTSSVSKTMLTGAAGVKASTKIVKATSLYPAKVELSTTPTPFRHVPTAEIERNEISATSLNLTPVKLSVVNQPRTRHDKKDLSVSAEASSSSSSSSSSTTTTTTMSTTTDSSTTSATALRQQNSGQRRTITTLEREKESFARIQTDSPYRTIPSENPRVVKTTPSTPAAPAPTISKAYYDHDSYPYYLYDDDVSIYKDDDYPQYALNQSVPIQSHPPQQQTVRIAEVTPNSKTYTQKSKKVPANDVNKYNFNSEVTAADYDIYDNQGHKNKFHINDQQSYRPNSISPQVVHVTTPNAIDAYVPLTTTTQAPPTTTARPYTTVTVPSRSRQNVNRGTAPPRLRPTLKPSTEIVSKAQEFVDIYRHPPSRPAPIYPTPQVDKPAAKCRKDVCLLPDCNCGGPDIPGDYLPEEIPQIVLLTFDDSVNDLNKGLYADLFEKGRKNPNGCPISATFYVSHEWTDYSQVQNLYASGHEIASHTVSHSFGEQFSARKWAREVAGQREILAAYGGVKLEDVKGMRAPFLSVGGNNMFRMLWETNFTYDSSMPIYENRPPSWPYTLDYKLFHDCMIPPCPTRSYPGLWEVPMVMWQDLNGGRCSMGDACSNPPTANGVYKMLIKNFERHYTTNRAPFGLFYHAAWFTQPHHKEGFISFLDTIVAMDDVWVITNTQAIEWVRNPTPLALLDTFEPFGCNYQGRPKKCNNPKVCNLWHKSGVRYMKTCQPCPDIYPWTGKTGIRSSRIDNDIEN; the protein is encoded by the exons ATGTTACTGGTGAGCAGTCTTCTTCTGATATTGGCGGCTGTATCCAGAGTGG GATGCCAGAGAAATACTCCAAGAAGTCCTCGGGCGAGTCGGAACGACGCGGCTCTTGAATTCGAGTGTCCCGAGGAGTTTGGGTACTATCCCCACCCACGGGACTGCACTCAGTATTACGTGTGTGTTTTTGGCGGTGCACTTTTAGAGTCATGTACCGGCGGGCTTATGTACAG CCACGAGCTCCAGACATGTGACTGGCCACGTAATGTTGGTTGCCAAAGCAGTTCTGCTGCTAATCAGGATGTCGAAGATGAAGATCCTTTATTGGAACG AGCCGCAAAGGCAGAATCCCAGCAACGGCAGCATCAGCAGCGTCAACCAGTCCACCGTCAGCAGGTCCAGCTAACCTCTCCATCCCCGTCTCTGTCCCAAGCAACAGAGCGTCAATCTCGGCACCGTCCCCAGCAGCAGCATCAGCACCGTACGTACCCCGACGAGGAGTACGAGCCAGCATCGGAGATCGAAAGCGACCGTCAGCAGCGCGTTTACCGCGGCCAGCCATCGACGATCGGTCAAGTCCAACGAGACCGGGACGGCCTCAGGAGGAACATTATTTCCGTAAGTCCAACGCACCCGTCTCACCCCGCTTCCATCACATCTCCACCAACACCACCACAGTCGTCCGACGAGGACAATGATAGTGTGGGACACGAAACAACCGCGAGTCAAATGACTGCTTCCACAACAACTAAAGATCTCAACTCGCCTATCACAACTCtcacaacaacaacaacaacaacaacaacatcaATGTCTTCATCTTCGTCGTCGACTGCAAATTTCCCGGCGAGGTCAAACGTCGGTCAATCACGCGATAGAAAAGATTACGCGATCTATGAGGCAACCAGACGTAATTACATTATCGTCAGCTCGCCTTCACCTTTCAAGCTGCCTCCTCGAGAAGATACAGACAAAGATAAAGACAATTACGATGATGATCAACCGGCAGTAACGACACCTCAATCCATTAGAACGCCACCCGTGCTAAGTGATCAACCTTTCCAGGTAAATGTTGTTCCTGATCAAACTGTCAATTCTCCAAGCACTATCGACGCTCTTCCAGACGTCGACTCGACAGTAGTAAGTCACTCAACCTCTAATTCTAATTCTCAGTCCCAGTCGAGCAGGTTTGATGATCTAGAGCAAAACGAAATCTCAGTGAGCCCACCGGCGCCTCGAAAACACCCGACCTATGACTTTTACGATGAAACTATTGGCAAAAGTAATAGCAATTACATGATTGGCACGTCATCCTTGAGACCCAGAGTTAAATCACGAATAGCGAACCGAGGAAGGGAGAGATACCATGGCTCTAATTACGTTACCATGAAAGTCGTCCGCAAGCGGCCGGTCAGTGACCGAGACCAGGATACCAAGGATTCGTTTAAAAGTGACGTGACAGTTCCACTTAGCCGGTCAACAACTCCTTCTACCCAAACGCCTTCATCATCACCAACGACACCGTCATTACCATCAACATCAGCGGATCAGCGCAGAAATCAAAAGATCCTTCACTTGCCTCAAAAGGTCCTAGCCGCTACCGGACCCGGCAAATCCGACCGGTTAGACGATACACCCACGACATTAAGCCCGCTCAAGAGAGCCTACATAATGAGCAAGCTCCAGCAGCAACGAGATCAAGAAGACGTTGAAGGAAATGAAATATCCCCGGCTTCAGGTCTTCAACACCAGTACAAGTCTTTCGACTCGAAGAAACATGACATCAGACTGCCCCAGACCTTGACGGGCAATTCTTCTATCACTTCTACTACTTCTTCTGTTTCTAAGACTATGTTAACAGGAGCAGCAGGAGTTAAAGCTTCTACTAAAATTGTTAAGGCTACTTCTTTGTATCCCGCTAAAGTGGAACTCTCGACAACGCCAACACCATTCCGACATGTCCCGACAGCGGAGATTGAGAGGAATGAAATATCAGCGACATCCTTAAACCTGACACCGGTTAAACTATCGGTGGTAAATCAACCGAGAACTCGTCATGACAAAAAAGATCTGAGTGTATCTGCAGAagcttcttcttcttcttcttcttcttcttcttctactACTACGACTACTACTATGAGTACTACTACTGATTCTTCTACTACAAGTGCTACTGCACTACGGCAGCAAAACTCAGGACAGCGTAGGACCATCACGACACTC GAGAGGGAGAAGGAAAGCTTTGCGCGCATTCAAACAGACAGTCCTtacag AACTATTCCTTCGGAGAATCCACGTGTCGTAAAAACCACACCGTCGACACCTGCCGCTCCAGCTCCTACTATTTCAAAGGCCTACTATGATCATGATAGTTATCCTTACTATCTCTACGACGATGACGTTTCTATTTATAAGGACGATG ATTATCCCCAGTACGCTCTTAACCAATCAGTACCAATCCAATCTCATCCTCCACAACAGCAAACCGTCCGTATCGCCGAGGTCACGCCAAACTCAAAGACTTACACGCAAAAGTCAAAGAAAGTACCCGCGAACGATGTTAATAAGTATAATTTCAATTCAGAAGTCACTGCCGCGGATTACGACATCTATGATAACCAG ggtCACAAGAATAAATTCCATATCAACGATCAGCAGTCTTACAG GCCAAACAGCATCAGTCCTCAAGTGGTTCACGTGACGACACCAAATGCCATTGATGCTTACGTTCCATTAACGACGACGACTCAAGCCCCGCCGACGACAACTGCCCGTCCTTACACGACAGTAACTGTTCCAAG cCGAAGCAGACAAAACGTTAACCGAGGAACTGCACCACC ACGACTACGCCCAACACTAAAACCATCTACGGAAATAGTCTCAAAGGCCCAGGAGTTTGTTGACATCTACAGACATCCACCATCAAGACCAGCGCCAATTTATCCTACGCCTCAGGTAGACAAACCAGCAGCCAAATGCCGCAAAGATGTTTGCTTACTTCCGGATTGTAACTGCGGCGGACCTGATATTCCAG GGGACTACTTGCCTGAGGAAATACCGCAGATAGTACTGCTGACCTTTGACGACTCGGTGAATGATCTGAACAAGGGCCTGTATGCGGATCTCTTCGAGAAGGGACGAAAAAACCCAAACGGCTGTCCTATCTCCGCGACATTCTACGTTTCGCACGAATGGACTGACTACAGCCAAGTACAAAATCTTTATGCTTCTGGGCATGAGATTGCCTCTCACACGGTGTC GCACAGTTTTGGCGAGCAGTTCTCAGCTAGGAAGTGGGCCAGAGAAGTTGCTGGTCAACGAGAAATTCTCGCTGCTTATGGTGGAGTCAAGTTGGAAGATGTCAAAGGAATGCGCGCTCCATTCCTCTcg GTCGGAGGCAACAATATGTTCAGAATGCTGTGGGAGACCAACTTTACATACGACTCCTCGATGCCGATCTATGAAAACAGACCCCCGAGCTGGCCTTATACTCTCGATTACAAATTATTCCACGACTGTATGATTCCTCCATGTCCGACGAGGTCTTATCCCGGATTGTGGGAAGTGCCTATGGTCATGTGGCAAGATCTTAACGGTGGTCGCTGCTCTATGGGAGATGCTTGCTCTAATCCGCCAACTGCTAATGGAGTTTACAAAATGCTTATCAAAAACTTTGAACGTCATTATACTACTAACAg AGCACCATTTGGTCTATTCTATCACGCTGCATGGTTTACTCAACCACACCACAAAGAAGGATTTATCTCCTTCTTAGACACAATCGTTGCCATGGATGATGTCTGGGTAATAACAAATACCCAAGCTATTGAATGGGTCAGAAATCCGACGCCTCTTGCTTTATTAGATACTTTTGAACCATTTGGATGTAACTACCAG gGACGACCTAAAAAGTGTAATAATCCAAAAGTATGTAACCTCTGGCACAAGAGTGGCGTGAGGTACATGAAAACGTGCCAACCTTGTCCGGATATCTACCCCTGGACGGGCAAGACCGGAATCCGCAGTAGCCGCATCGACAATGACAtcgaaaattga